AGGACACTTGGTTGTCCCGCTGGTGGCAGGAGCTTCGGAGACACGGCGAGCAGATCCGCGCCGGAATTTTCTGCACGGCGACAGGAAGTCCCCCAGACGGGGTTCCGCCTCCTCGACTCGGCCAAATCCCTCGGGCAGCTGGGACAGGCGTGTCAAAGGTGACGCTCTGCGGCGGAACACTGACTGCTGCGCTGACCTTTACTCCTGGGATTCCGGGCCGCCGCGACCAATGCTGCCGAAAGCAAAGGGCCGCTTGCACCCGAAGCGGAGccaggggaggggtggggggtggatgGATAGCACGGGTTAAGGGGCGAATGAATGCATAATGAAGGAGGGTTCACAGTGTTCCCGCTTCGAAGGGAACACGATGTTACACAAGGCAGAGAAGCTGCCCTGCAGGCAGGCATTACTGCCGCCACTGCCGCCGCCGCTCCGCGCTGCGTGACACACAAAAGGGGGCCGGGGGAGTCGCGGGGGGTCGGCCGTGCGTCACGCCGGCACCGGGGGACAGGGCAAATCGGTGGGGGTTGGGCAAGAGgttgggggctggggggaggtGTGAAGAGCTGCGAGAAGCAGCAGCGAGGTGTCTCGTAACGCACGCACGCgcccgcgcacacacacgctcccgCCCTCCCCGCGTAACTCCAAAGCCTCTGGAATGCTCCTCCGTGAACAGACTGTGTCCTGAAATTAAGCTACGGTCACAGCagctttttcaaaaatgcataCATCCCAAGTCTGCCCCGCAACAGTGTGTGTTCTGCGTGCCCCGCGACCGCTTCGCCTTCACGGTACAATTTGGGTGGAAGTGGTTCCGtggccccctcccccaccccggCACCCGAGCCGTTCGTCCTTCCGACGGGGGAAATGGAACAATGGCCTTCGCTGTATACAACACGTGACACACGGGGCACGTTCATGTGTAACCGACGCGTATCGATGGTTCGGGACACAGGGGACCCGTCCCGCTCTCCTCACCGCCCGTCTGGGCTCGACCGCCCGGCGGATGCCGGACGGCCGTTAGGTGCGGAACGACCATCCGGTTCGAGACTCCGACAAtggatggggggaaaaaaggagtgACACCCTGTTAAATGTTCTGGAGCCCAGGGGCGGCTCTAAGAACCTTCCGGCAAGCGCCAAACGCCTGGCAATAAAATCGGGGGAGGGGTGCGGGTCAGCGCAGTTACCCAGCGCTTCCGGAAATTCGGCTCGGTCGCGCTCAGCAGCTAAGCTCCCGTGACGCcataaaatattattcttaCAGCTATTATTTGGGGTCCTGCTAAGAGTGGAGCGAAGTGCATGTCTGTATCGCACGCTACCTGCCCCCCGAAGCAGTTCTTCAACTTCTTTTTGAACTCCGGAGGTTTATTCCAGCGTACACAAACAGGCTTTGTTATGACCATAAAGCAAACCGTGTGCTGTTCCAAGGGGCACGCGATCCACATGAAAGCCAATAGGTTTGGCCTCGTTGCCGCGGCGAGGAAGAGGGGCGAAGGGAGCCCACGTTCCACCGGTCTCACAGCGGGAACCGACACTCTCTGGTCCCGGTCCAACGTCCGACCAGACTTGCCCGAGCCCCGGGGCCCTGCTATCCCCGTTTCATCTCCAGCCATTGTTCGAACACGTAACCATCCAGCGCGAGACACCGGGGGTCATGCGGCGGGAGCTGGAAACGAGGGCTTTCAGAGCAACCGATCGGCCGCTCACGGACGCCGCGCGGTTATCTGAGGTCGGCTGTCGGTAATTTACCACAGTAAGTGTGAACCGGCAGCGCCGGGGAGGTCGGCTCTGACGTCGATCTCGATTTGGCTGCGACTAAACACAGGAAGGGGTCGTCCTCCTGTTACAGGCGCACGGTAACGGTTACCTCATCCGAGGCTGTTGATGCAATGTGCGCCAATGCTGATGCAGGAGGCCGACGGCGAGACGTCGCCACGGCGCCGCCTGGGAACTGCGCGAACAAACCGGGGGGCGAGGGGGACGGGTATTGCCCCAAACGTGGGTAATTCATGTCGTCCTAAAGAAAGAGGCTAAGCGCTCGCgttattaagagaaagaaaaactgcacaggATTACAGcgcaaaaatattaataatacctTATACTAATGTAACAATAACACTGGTAGTGTCTTGTATACCACCCTTCACACAGGAAAGCACCTTGAAGGACTTTGTAAAGCGCAAGCGTCCggaaataaatgcagaaactacaataacagtaaaaatagtaCAATTAATGTAATGGTAAGAATATTCATATATTGATCACACTAATAATACTTAATGAGGCACCAcctttaaagcaaaaaacagcttttaaggcgttaagcaaaaaaaaaaaaaaaaaaaaccacaaaaaatgaAGACAGTTAAGCTGTAATAACCATCATTGAAGAAAAGTAGGAATAAAGTGGAATGAAAGTGGAATCCAGCGGTTGATGTGCTCTGCTACCCACTGACCGATGAAACGCCGCTGTCTGGTTCCTACTTCCCCCTGTCCTCGTACCCGGGACCAGGACTGTAAGGACGTAACGAGCaatcactgcatcactgcaatACATTCGCAACTCAGCGAAACCCAGGCACACATTCAAACGCACTGTCCCAAATTGTGACCCATGGGtcccacagtaaaacacagtaaaacggGAGCTGTTCCCCAACACTCTGAGATATGgatgaaaaaatgaacagaaacaatAAGTGGAAGAAACTTTGCATCCGAGCAGAActctgaaccacacacacacactgaacaatAGTACACACAGCTGAACAtacactgaatacacacactgaactAAGAGAGCCCACAGCCTGGACTCTTCAGACTAAGAGAGAAGGAGTGTGAGCTCCTACCTGTGTGCGAGCACGagcatcatcaccatcaccatcaccatcacaaccaagtgtgtgtgtgtgtgtgtgtgtgtgtgtgtgtgtgtgtgtgtgcgcgcgtgtgtgcgcgcgcgtccATGTGAACAAATCCCCCAAACTGCGACCAACTGGTGCATTTAACCCTTTGAGTGCGCCCTCGGACCCTCACCCGCCCCACCGCCACGAGCTGCAACTCGCGCGAGCTGTGAGCCGTGAGGTCAGAGAGGGAGCCGAAACGACAGAGAGGAAAAGTTCCTCCCCCGGGAACGAGGGAGCGCTCCCCTCGTGCCCCTTGCCAACTGTCGCCATCTTACACACAGGCCACTCCACGCGCACTGGACAGGGTGGGAGGGTCGGTCCAACACCCCGCGacgggatggggatggggatcggggttggggggggggctcggaGCGCTTACCTCGTGCCCGCTCTCCCGATTCTTCCAGCGAACTGATCACGTCCGATTGGAGCTCCGGCTCGTGCCTACTGCCTCGCGGGGGGGGTGGTACCGGTCCGCGGACAGGCGCCGGGTACGCCGGCACGAGCCCGACACTGAGCGCAGGGCCGCGCGTCTCCACGGCTCCTGCGCCGCTCCTcatattttttttgggggggagtgGACGTGGAACATTAAGAGCGCCCCGTCGCGCGGCGGAGGCGgggactgggactgggactgagactagggcgggggcgggggcaggGGCAGGTGAGGGGGGTGGTAGTGCGCGAAATAAACAGTGCCCATGGCCAGTGGGCACGTGACGCTCCTCGCCAAGCCGCCGCcagccgcgcgcgcgcgcgctctgtcCCGTTCCGGAGCAGGTCACTCACCTGCCTCTGAGGCGAatttcctggggggggggtccgacAGCTGTGGGTCCCGCTCGCGGTTCCTAACGGTCACGTCAGGGGCACGAGAGCGGGGCGCTCCTCGTCACTTTGGGCACGTTTAATGACACGCAACGCTTTACATGGTTTTACTCCGGGCTTCGTGGCCCCCCGGCAATGAAGTCGTACTTAACTGTCACCCAGTCTGAGTTCTGCGGAGTAACGCGTCGATTTGTTCCATGAACACGCGGAATTCACCTTTGCATCAACTAAATTCCCCCAGTCCGACAGCCAACGCGCAGAAAAGACCCCCAGTTTATGTTCAGAGTAccattttaaaggacaaaaacGCCGGAGAGCCCAGCCGTCGCAGGACTGAGGTGATTATTTTCGCACCACTGGTTGCCATGCAGCCACCTAGTCTTCTAGCGCCACCTACAGACGGGGGTGGGTACTGCTTCCACTTGTGATCAAATTCTTTAATTCTGTGCACAACTTTTATGTGATGTATGAGACTCCGAAGGACGCAGCCTGACGTGAATGCCCTGGATCGTGGATCATGGGGCATTTCTGGGAAAATCTTTGCGCTTCAGGGATGcactaaatgaaaatatactcACTTTATACGCACTTAAACTAAATTCACATACAACTCGTTTATCCTGAAAGTCCGGTTGGATGGACTGTCTCCGTGAAGTTGACTTGTTAAGACACGCGCGCTTTGATCCGTACGGTAAGGACACGTACTACTATAAACTGAACACCAGTCCATTCTGCGGCGCTGTTGCATTTTTAAACCCTTTCGAAGTCGAAACCAAGACGGGGGACAGCGCAACAAAGGAGTCTGCCATCGACGCTTCTCATTGGCCGGACACTGAAACGTCCCGCTCTGTGATTGGCTGCGACGCATAGGTCAAGCCAGAGAAAGCATGCGCCGAAGCGCCACTTTGTAACATATGTGGAGTCAGCAGCGTTCGTGCGAGTTAGCGAGATACGGCGAGGCGCAGCGTCCGAGGAACGAGCGGGGAGTTTCGCCTGCAAAGACGAGCTGTTAGGGTTTCAGCTGGTGACGGAGAAGAATGACGAGCGGTCCGAGGAGGAGAGACGAAGTGAGCGTGGCCAACGGGGGGGTGAAGCTGTCCACATGGAGCAAGGCGCTACGCTGCCGGGCCGTGTGGGACGAGAAGGTGGGTGCGTGGGCGTGGGCGTGGGCGGTGGCTGTCGGCTGTCGGGGAGCTGCCTCGAAGCCCGCTGTCCTGCTGTTGGTGCTGCTGGGATTGACATGCCATGGTTGGTGGTCGTGGTGGTGTTAGGGTTGGGTCACGTGACACCCGCCGCCTTCTCAGTCTGAGTCTGCGGGGTCTCGAACTTCCTTACTACTGGATCTCGTGTCAATATCGAGGCTCATCCAGCGCCGCGTGTTCCGTTTTTAACGCAACTGCATCTCCCGGCTCTGGCACACGTGACACGAGCTTCCGGAGCTCACGGTTCTGCGTTTTATCCAGCAGGGtggtgttattttaattttcgtTGATGCAACTTAGTACTGTGTGCTCAGGAGTTCAGTAACGTGGTAGTTTTAGGACCTGAATGAATGGGCGAAACTCCGTAATCATTAATAAAGGTAAGTTCTTTTATCAAGCCAAGGTgctactgcagcaggtgagACTTGACCCCACAACACTGAGGtttcaaggtgacagctctaagtACTATGCCATATGCCATCATCTGCTGCCCAACTTcgtggggaaaaaagatgttGTTTCTTTTGCAGGATGAGTTTTTAGACGTGATTTACTGGTTCCGGCAGATCATCGCTGTCATCCTGGGCATCATTTGGGGCATCGTACCGCTGAAAGGGTTCCTGGGAATTGCCATGTAAGTGTGTCTGTGATCCAGGAcatgttttcctgtttattttaaagtgcaCTGTAAGTCAATCAGCAGAGTTTGTataagtgacttttttttttttattttcaattattttgagGCTTAATGTGAACAGTTAACTGTTACAtagtgatggactagcatcctgtccttgcTTTTcccttccaggataggctctgaaccagtAAGACCAAGTGGTTATTGGTAATAGATGGGATATATTTTTACAAAGTATTTATCATAGTAATAGCTGAGCTTTTTACTGAgcctaaagtgacttccacttCTAGTTTGTAAGTTGACCTGGTGtataatatttttctaaaatacacattttctaatcctgaaatattaatttcttcatgTAACTTTTGATTTTGAGTTAAAATATAGCCTTGTGGAGATCTGGCAGTGTATCTAAATCACttttatgtaatatttctgtgaaTGGGGCAATGAGCCAAGCAGGAATACAATCTGGGAAGAAAGTGGAGGCAGTGGTGATCTGTGGCGAGACAGGAGAAGCACAGAGAAGTGCCTTGGAGAGCTGAGATGGTTCACCTGCATGTAGCTGTGTCGCATAACCAGAGACTTTGTTCTTGTGGGCGCCTGggtacattgtgtgtgtgtgtgtgtgtgtgtgtgtgtgtgtgtgtgtgtgtttgcttttttttttttttttttttgtgtgtgtgtgtgtcaccctCCTAGCTGTGAACAGGATTGGCTTTGAGTTGGCGCACACTAAGCCTGGAGGACCTGGGGCATGGGTTCAAATGAGCTGGTTCTTCCAGTGGATTTTGTTAATTTCCCGTTCCTCCCCAACTGTTGTGTCTTGACAGATTCTGCATCATCAACGCCGGCCTCCTGTACGTCTATTTCAGCAGCTTCCAGCAGGTGGATGAGGAGGAGTACGGGGGCACCTGGGAGCTCACCAAGGAGGGCTTCATGACATCGTTTGCTTTATTCCTGGTGCGTACACACCCAACGTACTTGACTTGATTTCCGTCCCCATTTTTCATCAGAATGGCGAAACGTGGCGAAACGTTCTCAGATTAGGCCAGACTAGACTTGCCAATCTGCAGTTCTACGGAAGAGCGTACGGCTTTCAGTTCAGGTGTTGCGTTCACTTGGTGACTAACGTAGGTGCAAGGGAAACCAGATGTTCATGCAAGTGACATGAACTTTCCTGAGTTAAAACGAAAGCCAGGAAAAGCTACTGTCCCCTGGCCTAACTTTGGCACTCAGTATAGTCAAGTGACCTTACAGTACAGATCTCACTGCAGTCAATCTTTAGTGAATTTGGGAACAAAGAAGAGTGGCCTCAAACTcagtttcataaattaaatGAGGGAAATAATTTCCCAAGccacagagattttttttcttgtgctctTTCTGTTCCCGCTTCTGCTGTGCTGGGACACAACTGAGAACGAGTTTGGACCACCAGGTGGCCGGAGGTGGAGGATCGCAGTGCTCTTGCAGGGCTGTAGGAACTGTTTTAATCTGTTCCTTTGGGAAAGAAGGGCTCTGAACTTGTTCTGACTGAATCGAATGGTTGTTGATTCTTTTTCTTGTGTTGCAGGTTGTTTGGATCATATTCTACACTGCACTGCATTACGAATGAAGACCGTCGTGGCAGAGTCATAGGGATCAAGACAGGACTTTCGAGTTGGTTTAAAATGCCAGCATTAGAACGTCGAAGTCAGGAGTTTTTCTCGTGTAGTCTTTGCCAACCATCGTGCACCGTCATTCTGGAAGGAGTGCGTTGTGGGTACTTGACAACAAGCGAGCGCCTCGGACCGAGGTTGTCGCTGCAGGTCTTCGGGGCCAGAACTGTACTCGCGCTGCTCCTCTCCAGGCGAGCATGGGTTTCCATTTTATATCTTTTAAACCACATTGTACCAGAACAGGATCATGTTGCATTTCTTGGTTTTTTAAGAGGACAGGCTGAGGGCTGGTTTCATATCTTCCAGATGAAATGCAATGTGCTGTCGTTAATTTACATGTGTGAAACGGCTGTAAGACTTTGAATTCAATCAGGTCCAGGATGTATTAAAcaattttgtttgcttgttatGTATTTGAGTACActcttcagtgttttctgtttgactTTGAGTCTTCATACACCATCTGGAGTCTTGAAATATGGTTAAAATATCAAGAGAAAAACCTAGTTTTTGTCAATTTGGGGGAAGGCCAAATACTGGCTTCTGAACGGAAGGATTCGGGGAAATGCATTAAAGATGGACCTTTGTTCTGTCCTTTTGGAAGTGTGTTATTAACTCAGAGGGAGATCTAATATTTCTCAACAACTCTGTTAAAACTCTTGTCTGTTGTTCTCTATCTGTTTTCATAATGTCTCACTTGTCCTTTG
Above is a genomic segment from Scleropages formosus chromosome 5, fSclFor1.1, whole genome shotgun sequence containing:
- the LOC108926428 gene encoding uncharacterized protein RAB5IF homolog; translated protein: MTSGPRRRDEVSVANGGVKLSTWSKALRCRAVWDEKDEFLDVIYWFRQIIAVILGIIWGIVPLKGFLGIAIFCIINAGLLYVYFSSFQQVDEEEYGGTWELTKEGFMTSFALFLVVWIIFYTALHYE